GTGGCAACCATCCCTTTCCTGCTCAATGACATTACCGAGTCAACCTCTCCCATCAAGCTTTTCGAGTACATGGCCATGGGGCACCCCATTGTCACCACCGGGATGCCCGAGTGCCGAAAGTATCGCTCGGTGTTGGTGGGGGAAGACCATGATGACTTCATTGCCAAAATAGATCATGCGCTGACGCTGCGTGAAGATGCAGTCTATAAACAGCTCCTGCAAATGGAAGCCCTTGAAAATACCTGGGACGCCAAGGCAGGAGTCATCGCCGACCTCATCAGAAAAAATCTCGAACGCCCATGGCGCAATTGACCAGTAAGCGGGCTATTTAATGAAAAAAATTCTCTACCTCATGCATCTACCCTGGGGCTGGATCAAGCAGAGACCCCATTTTATCGCTGAAGGGCTGACCGGCCATTATTCTGTTGATGTTGTTTACCGTTTTTACCGGGTCCCTTTCGAGGGGAAATTGGTTAAAAATGCATCATTGCCGGGGCTTTCCCTCACCCCGCTGGTTATCCTTCCCTTCAACAGGCTCGTGCCGGTTGCGGCAATAAACGCCTGGATCCTCAGACTATACCTCAAGGGAAAAATCGGTGGTTACGACGTCGTCTGGATCAGCCATCCTGAGATGTATGAGGCGGTTGCGCAGATAATCCCTGCGGGTGCTCAGGTGGTGTACGACTGTATGGACAACCACCTGGCCTTTGACCTGGCCCGGCGCAATCCGTCCTGGAGCCGCCGCATGCTGGCTGCCGAAGGGAGCCTTCTTGAGCGGAGCGACACCATTTTCGCCTCCTCCGAGAGCCTTAAAAAAACGCTCATGGAGCGCTATGGCCCCAATAAAGAGATCAACGTGGTCAACAACGGCATTCACCTGGAGGATGAAGGTGCCTGCCAGGTACTGCCACCTGCTGTCGATGCTGCACTGGCCAGCCCAAATATGAAGCTTGTCTACATAGGAACCGTAGCCTCATGGCTGGATGTGGAGCTCCTCGTCAAGACCGTCGAGCGGCATCGGGAGGTAGTGATCCTGCTGATCGGGCCTTGCGAGATAAGCTTGCCGGCCCATGAGCGCATCCTCCACTTGGGACCAGTAGTCCATCGGCAGATTTATACGGTGATGGATAAAGCAGATGCCCTGATCATGCCCTTCACGGTCAATGAACTGGTTTTTGGTGTGGACCCGGTGAAACTCTACGAATATGTTTACAGCGGCAAGCCCGCCATCGCCGTCCGCTACCCGGAAAGCGAGAGATTCGGCGATTATGTACACCTCTACCGGGATATGGACGAGTTTCTCTCCCTGGTGGATCGCCTGATCAGGGGAGAACTGGGGGCAAAAAAAAAACAATCCGATTGCGTCGCCTTTGCCAGGTCTAATACCTGGGAAGAGCGTGTTAAGAAGATCGTATTGAATATTGAGGGGGCTGGTGAAAGAGTGCCTGAATGACATAATGGCGGTGGAAGTTATTTATCGCCGCAAGCTGGCTGACACCGAGACTTTTTCTTCCCTGTCACACTCTTTGGAAAAGCTGGGCGGCTGCCTCGAACTACTGGTCTATGACAACAGCCCCGAACCAATGGAACCGGCCCATCATGATTACCCGGCTTGGCGCATTCAATATGTGCATGACTCTGGGAACCCCGGCATTAGCAAGGCCTATAACGAGGGCTACCGCCTTGCCCGGCAGCTGGGCAAGAAGTGGCTTTTGCTGCTGGACCAGGATACCGTGTTTCCGGAGGATGCCCTTGCCGTTTACTGCCAAGGGATAGAAAAATGCCCTCAGGTTACCCTCTTCGCTCCGGTGCTGAAAGCCGGTGAAGTAATCTGCTCCCCCTGCCGCTATCTAATGCGGACCGGCTTTCATCCAAAAACGGTCAGAACAGGGATTCAGATGCTGCAGGGCAAGGCGGTGCTCAATAGCGGCATGCTGGTCAGGGTCGATGTTTTTGGACGCTGCGGCGGTTTTAATGAGCGGATCAGGCTGGATTTTGCCGATTTTGCTTTCAATAACAGGTTGCGCAGGCATTATGAAACCTTTTGCGTTCTGCCCATTCAGTGCCGCCACGGTTTCTCCGGAACGGGAACGGTGAGCCGCCCTGATGCCCTGAGGCGGTTTGAGTTGTTCCGGGAAGGAGCAGCAAATTCTGTCGAGAGTTTTACCGATGGTGTGCTTTACAGTCTGGTTGTGCTGAAGCGCTGTATTCGCCTGACGGTTCAGTTTCGCTCCTTTTGTTTTGTTAAAAGCTTGCTTGAGATGAGCAAAAAGAGGTTGAATAGGAAGAAGGACGATTAATGCGCATTTCCGTCTGCATGGCGACCCATAATGGCGAGAGGTTCATCCGCCGACAGCTGGAGTCCATACTCTCCCAGTTAACCACAGATGATGAACTGATAGTTTCCGATGATTCTTCAACTGATGGAACAGTTGGCATTATCAAGGGTTTTGGCGATGGGCGCATTCGCCTTTTCCCAAATAACACCTTCTATAGCCCCATCTTTAATTTCGAGAATGCCCTGAAGCATGCCGGCGGGGATGTGATCGTCCTTGCTGACCAGGACGATGTCTGGCTTGACAACAAAGTGGCGGTGATCAGAAAGAAGTTTGCGGCAAAGCCCCGTCGTTACTACCTGATCGCCCTGGACGGTTATGTCATCGATGAGAACGAGGCTATCATCAGTGACTCCATCTTCGCGCGGCTGAATGCCGGGAAAGGCTTCTGGAAAAATATCTTCAACAACCGTTACCTGGGATGTTGCCTGGCCTTTTCAAGGGAACTGCTGGAAATAGCCCTGCCTTTTCCCCGCCGGGTTCCCATGCATGACATGTGGCTCGGGCAATTGTGCGAACTGGCCGGAGAGACGGAGTTCGTGGAGGAGAAAACCATTCTTTACCGGAAGCACGGAGCAAGTCTCACAGATTTCAAGATCCGCTTCATGCCGGTTACCCAGATCAAGCGCCGAATGTTTTTGCTTTACTACCTTTTGTCCAGGAAGCATAGACTATGATCAAGCCAGAGGCGACGCCGTTTCAACCACAGATTTCCATCGTCATGCCTTGCTTTCAGCAGGTTGCATTTCTTGAGGAGGCAGTGCGTTCGGTGCTTGAACAGCCGGTGGATGTTGAACTGCTGGTCATGGACCCCGGCTCCACGGACGGTTCCAGGGAACTTCTGCAATCATTGAAGGGAGAGTTCGGCGAGCGGCTGATTTTGCACTTCGCTCCCGACAGGGGGCAGTCCGATGCCATCAATCGCGGCATGGGCATGGCGCGGGGACGCATCCTGGCATGGCTAAATTCCGATGACCGGCTGCGCCCGGGGGCACTGGCCAAGGTGGCGTCATGTTTTGCCGGGGATGAGCCGCTCTGGATATATGGTCGAGCCGGCATGATCGATGGCGACGGGCGTCCGGCTTCAAGTCTCATTGTCAAATACAAAAACTGGCGCGGGCGCCATTTTACGCCATTCAAGCTGCTGACCGAGAACTTCATCCCCCAGATGTCCACCTTCTGGACCAGATCGCTGTGGCTGCAGGCTGGAGAATTGAATCTTGAGAAGGAACTGGACATGGACTACGACCTCTGGTTCCGCTTTGCCCGCATAGTTTCGCCTCGGGTAGTGCATGAGATCCTGGCGGATTTCAGAATACACGGAGAGGCTAAGGGGAGCGTGAGAGCCTACGAGCAGCTCCTGGCCGCTTATGCCACTGCCCGATCCCATGCCTCCGAATACAAGATCAGGGGAAAAATTGCACTGGCGGTACATCTGTTATGCAGTTGGCGCACGAGGATTCTGTATTACTTTTTGAAGCCTTGACACCTCTTAGCAATGGTTTGGAACACATTAATGCACCTATACATTAGCCCGTAATCGTGCTATTGATGGCTACATACGATGAACAACAAAGGGCACAGGGACGCGACAGATGAGTGCATCTTGGCTGAACGGTAAAATACCCGCTTTCTTTTTTGGAAGGATACGACACGCAGCTGTTGTTCACGGCATGATACTGATGCTCGTGGGTTTTTTTGCCTACGCCAATACCTTCGACGCCCAGTTCAATTTCGACGACGTACCGGCGATTCTCGGCAATCCCACTGTCAGGAGCGCGGAATCAGTGACAGATCCCCTGGCGATACGAGGGAACAGGGGGGTGGGAAATTTCAGCTTTGCCCTGAATTACAAGATTGCCGCCGAGCTCACGGGAGACGGCTTTTCCGTCCGCGGCTATCATTATTTCAACCTTGCCGTCCATCTTGCCAATGCTTTGCTGGTCTATCTGCTGGTGATCCTGACTATCCGGAGGTCCACATCAGGGGAAAGCAGTGAGTGGCGGGGCAGGGGGATCGCTTTTTTGGCCGCTCTCCTTTTCGTCAGCCATCCGTTGCAGACCCAGGCTGTAACCTATATTGTCCAGCGCTTCACCTCTCTGGCCACAACCTTTTACCTATTATCACTGGTCTTTTACATATTCGCCCGCAGCCAGCGGGGTGACTCGACAAACGGCAACCGTTTGAAGGCTGCCGTGTTTTGGGCACTCTCAATCGTGCTGGCGGCACTGGCAATGGGAACCAAGGAAATTGCCATAACCCTTCCATTTACAATCATCCTCTACGAATTCCTTTTTTTCAGGGGAAGCATCGTCAAACGTTTACTGGCAGCCGGCGCCTTTCTCCTCACCCTGATCATCATTCCCCTCAGCATTATCGGTGCATCCGGCGGACAGCTTTTGAGCAGGATAGAGGCTGCAACAAAAGTTCAGACGGACATGTCGCGGCTGGATTACCTGTACACCCAGTTCAAGGTGGTAGTGACCTATTTGAGGCTGCTTTTTTTCCCGGCCGGGCAGAACCTGGAGTACGACTACCCCGTTTCCCATTCCTTTTTCGAGGCGGGGGTGATTCTCTCTTTCCTGCTGCTACTGGCGATATTTGGGCTTGGCGTCTATTTCCTTTATCGTTCGAAGTTCGAGGTTCGAGGTTCGAAGTTCGAAGTTGGCCAAGCGCATTCACCAATCACCAATCACCAATCACCAATAACCAATCACCGCCTCATCGCCTTCGGCATTTTCTGGTTTTTCATTACCCTGTCGGTTGAGTCCAGTTTCATTCCCATTGTGGATGTCATCTTCGAGCATCGCGTCTATCTACCGTCGGTGGGCTTCTTCATCGCCGTCGCCACCCTGGTCGTCCTGGGTGCCGAAAAGCTTTCCCTGGGAAGGCCCAGGGTTGCCGACGGCCTGCTGGTATCCATATTGCTGCTGTCCTGTGTGCTGGCGCTGCTTACCTTCAATCGCAACCGGGTCTGGGCCGATGAGATAACCCTCTGGGAGGATGTAGCCGCCAAATCGCCGAACCTTTCCAGGCCATGGAACAACCTGGGCTACGCCTATCTCAAGCATCGTCTGCCGAAAAAGGCCATCCCGGCCCTCATTACCTCCATAACCATTTCTCCCGGTTCTCCCGATGCCTGGAACAACGTCGGAATGGCACTCACGCAGCTTGGCAGCTATACCGGGCGCTTCAGTCCCACTTATGAACTGTTCGATATGAGTGCCGGCATCACCTCGACCTATCAGAGCGAGTGGTTTGCCCTGGCTTACAACAATCTCGGCCTGGCCTACGATTCCATGGGACAGGTCAATGAATCCATCGAGAACTTCCAGAAAGCGATCTCCATGAACCCGCGCCTGGCTCAGGCCTATTACAATCTGGGACTGGCCTTTCTTGCCATAAAAGACAAAGGGCAGGCTGCAGATCAGTATCGAATGTTGAGATCCCTCGATCCGGAACTGGCGGCAAAGCTGCGGGAAGCGGTGATTGGTGATTGGTGATTGGTGAAGAGTAAATCGGTGAATGGTGAATAGTGATTGGTGATTGGTGAAGATAACCTCGAACCTCGAACTTCGAACTTCGAACAGAAGTTAGGACTGGAATGGCAAAAACGATTGTTGTAATACCGGCATATAACGAAGGTGGCGTCATTGCAGGCGTCATTGAGAAGGTGCGCCGAGCGGTCCCTGATCTGGATATACTGGTGGTCAATGACGGCTCCCGGGATCGTACCGCCAGAGAGGCCAAGGATGCCGGGGCCATCGTAATCTCCCATTCATTCAATATGGGTTATGGGGTGACGATCCAGACCGCCTATAAATTTGCCTATGCAAACGGATACGATTACCTGGTGCAGATAGATGGGGATGGCCAGCATGATCCGGCCTTCATCCCGCACCTTCTCGCTCCTGTTGTCTCCGGAGATACCGACTTTGTCCTCGGCTCCCGTTTCATGGGGGTCGAGAGCTATCGCCCGTCGTTTTCCCGCCGACTGGGGATACTTTTCTTCCGCAAGCTCGTTTCCAATCTCATCGGCCGTTCCATAACAGACCCCACCTCCGGATACCAGGCCTTCAACCGGGAAGTGATGCGATTCTTCACCACCGACGTCTTCCCGTGCGACTATCCCGATGCCGACATGCTCATTACCCTCAACTTGTCGGGCTTCCGCATCAGGGAAATTCCCGTGCGCATGTATGCCAACACCTCGGGGAAAACCATGCATAACGGCTTCAAGCCCCTTTACTACATGTTCAAAATGTGTCTGTCCATTTTCGTTACCCTATTGCGGAACCGGCAACTGTACCGGAGGTAGAACATGCCGTTAAAACAGCAGATTTTTGCCATCATTGTCAGTCTTCTGGTTTTTGTCCTGACCATAGATATGGTGCGAAAGAAGCGGCTGAGGGAGGAATATTCCCTGCTTTGGCTCATCACAAGCGTCTCCATGTTTATTCTGGTCATAAAGTACGACTGGCTCGTGGCGCTTACCCACCTCATAGGTGCCGGACTCCCCACCTCCACCCTTTTCCTGGGATCGATCATTTTCCTCATTCTTCTGGCAGTGCAATTTTCCATAAAAATATCAAAACTTTCCGATCAGTTGAAAGACCTTGTTCAGGATAATGCCCTGATGCGTCATGAGTTTGAAAAGCTCAAAAAAGAACGGGGGAATGAACGAGATTGATGGTTGGCCGCCGTGGCTTGCCCATGGCGGTAGATATTGAATTTTCAATTGCTAATCTTTTCCGTTTCCTGTAGTGTTCACTGCATGAACGATCATGATGACAAGACCCTGGACAGTTATCGTGCCCTGCGGTTGATGGCCGAAATAGCAACAGAGGAACCCATCTCCCAAAGAGAACTGTCCAGTCGACTGGGCATTGCCCTGGGGCTCGTCAATTCATACCTGAAAAACCTGGTCAGCAAGGGTTTCGTCAGGGTGAAAAATTTCCCCCGAAATCGTTACGCCTACCTCCTTACCCCACAGGGGATTGCCGAAAAAAGTCGTCTTGCCTATCAGCATCTGGGTTATTTTTCCAGCCTGTACACCATAGCCCGCCAGGACTACCTGGTCCTTTTCAGGTCGCTCCATGGCCAGGGGGTCCAAAATGTGGCATTTTGCGGCGTCGATGAGGTGGCGGAAATTGCATACCTTTCGCTGAAGGAGACAGGACTTGAGCTTGCAACGGTCATGGATGATGAAGCAGCTGGAAAAACCTTTTTTGACAAAACGGTGACTACACTGGCTATGGGGCTGCTGTCGGGCAATCACCGCATCGTCATCACCTCACTGAAACGCAGAGAGGCTCTGCGGGAAGACCTTTTGAGACTTGGTGTCGATCCGGAACTGATTCTTGTGACGGGAAATTTAGAAAGCTAAAATATGATTATGTCGTTTTGCCATAGCTGACGGGGAAAGGGAGGTACGGAAGTGAGCCTGCTGCAACAGTTTAAAGAAATGATTCCCTACGGTGTCAGGAAAAGTTTGCTGGACTTGGCACGGCCGGACAGGCCGGGTATCGGGCCGGTACTGCGAGGAATGAACCGGGATATGTCAACCATCTTTGACATCGGCGCCAACGTGGGAGATGTTTCCCTACAGATGCTTTACTACTTCCCGAAGGCCTCTGTCTATTCATTCGAGCCTTGCTCAGAAACATATGACCTTTTGGTGCGCAAAATAGCCGAGGCTGGATACAGCGACCGTTCGCACACCTTCAAACATGGATTTTTTGACGAGACAAAAAAAGCGGCGCTCAATATCACTTCCTTCCACGGAGCCAACTCCATGCTTGATATTAGCGAAGAATACCACAGGGCCAACCCCCATATTGCAAAAGTTCGGACGGAGGAGATATCCTTGGTCCGTCTGGACGATTTTGTCGAACAGCAGGGCCTTCGGCACATCGATCTGGTGAAGATAGATGTTGAGGGTGTTGAGCAGCAGATATTGAGAGGAGGGGCGAAAACCTTTTCCACAATGGTGGATACGGTCATTGTGGAAATTTCATTTGTGCGCAATCCACGGGAGTCGGGTGAGTTTGTCAGACTGTTCCAACTGATGCATGAGTACGGTTTTGCCCCGTCGCAATTCTATGATGTGGAACATGTCAACGGGGATGCCAAGTGGAAGTTGGCGCAAGTGGATTGCGTCTTCAGGCGTTTTTGAGGTGTGGGCAAAGGGAAAACATGTAGATGAATAGGGACACCATCGTCATCACCTGCGGCAGGGTGCTCCAGATGGTCATTACCCTTGTTTCCGTGCGAGTTTTCACTTCTGTGCTCTCAGTTCACGAAGTGGGGAATATTTACTTGATCAACTCATTGTTCGGGTTCTTCGGCTTGGCTCTGATCAACCCGGTCGGGATGTATCTTAACCGCAAGATGCACCGCTGGGCAGAGAAAAAACTCGTCCTGAATCGATTTGCCATATTCAATTTCTTCCTTCTGTTACTGGCGATTCTTTCCAGCATCATCGTTTTTTTGGTTCATCGCATTGGGCATGTGGGAGGTTCGATTTCCCTGCCGGTACTGATGCTTTTCCTGATGTTGAGTATTTACTTTACCGCCTGGAACCAGACCATCATTCCGACGTTGAACCTTCTCAACCACCGGCTGAGCTTCGTGGTATTCACCCTTCTGACCCTGATATCCGGGCTTGGGATGGCTGTTCTGCTGGTTAATTTCTGGGCTGCAACTGCAGTCTCTTGGTTAAGCGGTCAGTTGATTGCCCAAGCGCTCTTTGCCCTTATCGCACTCTATCATCTGCGCAAGGTCGTTGGAGGTACGGTAGACCGGTCAGAAATGGGACAGGTCATTAAGCGGGAGAATCTCGTCCATGTGCTGAGTTTTGTGTTTCCTTTAGGGATCACCACCTTTTTTATGTGGCTGCAGAACCAGTCTTATCGGATCGTTATCGAAAAGACTGCAGGTGCCGAGTTCCTGGGGCTACTCGGTCTGGGGATAGGGGTTGCTTCCAGCATTGCTGCAGCATTTGAATCGCTTGTTCAGCAGTTGTATCTGCCGCTGTTCTATAGTGAAATAAGCACCTATGACCAAGAGCGTCGAACACAGGCCTTCAACAGGATGGTTCAGCTGACATTGCCGGTCTATCTCTCCATGACCGTGCTGGTGTCTTGTCTCGCGCCTTTCCTGGTGAATCTGCTGGCACACGAGAAATTCAGCACGGCTTTTCAATTTGTGATTTTCGGTGCCTGGATGGAGCTGTTTCGGGTATCGACAAATGTTTTCGGTTTGGTTGCCCAGTCGGAAATGCAGACACGATACCTCGTCAAGGCATATTTGACGGGAGGGGTGATTGCTGTCGGCGGTGTTTATGTCGCAGCAACCCATCAATATTTCCAGCAGACGGTGCCTTTGATTCTGGTGGCAAGCGGCCTCATCACGACGATTGTCATGTATGCCCAAATGAAAAAACTTATGAGGATAAAACTTGGGATCAGAAACGTAGTGAAATCCCTGCTTGTGTCATTACCCTTTCTCCTGGCGATACTTTTTTACAACCAGCCGAGAACGATGCTCTCGTCTCTTGCTATCCTTGCCGTATCCGGTCTGTATTTCTTGTTGACGCAGTACTTGATCTGCCGGCCTCTGCTGGCCCAGGCACAGAAGGCACAAGAAGATACGGTATCGCTAAGGGCAGGAAAGGCGTTCTGATTAATGCTCAGGATTAAGCTGACAACTGCTTCTCCCGAATGGCCCCTTTTGAGACAAACGCCACTGGCCAGGGGCATTTGGGGAGAGTGCCAGTTCATACTAAACCAGGAGGTTGATGAATGTGATTTCTGGGTGGTCTGTGAAGGCCTCCTGGAGCCTGAGAAAACCGTCTGTCCTCCGGAGAACCTCATATTGATAACGGCTGAGCCGCCTCCGGTAAAGCGGTACAGCCAAAGGTTCGTCGATCAGTTTTCGACGGTGGTGACCTGCCATCGGAAGCTCAAGCACTCCCATGTTATTCATAGCCAGCAGGCTTTGCCGTGGATGGTCGGGGGAAATTATAGTCGGGAGAGCAAAAGATGGGAAAGTTTCAGCAAGGATTACGATGAGCTGTCAAATCTGGGCGAATACAAAAAGGAACGGCTTTTGGCGGTCATACTGGCCAGAAAGACATTTACCTCGGGGCACAGGAAGAGATTGGCATTTGTCGAAAGACTCAAATCCCACTTCGGGGATCAGTTGGATATCTATGGCGTTGGAATCAGGGAAATCGCTGACAAATGGGATGGCATTGCCCCCTACAAATACTACCTGGCCATTGAGAACTGTTCTTATGAGGATTACTGGACGGAAAAATTGTCCGATGCATATCTTGCCGGAGCGTACCCTTTTTACTATGGCTGTCCCAATATTGAAGATTATTTTCCCATCGATGCGTTTACCCGTATCGATCCGGACAACATGGACAGCTCCATAGCCATCATTGAAAAGCAGATAGAGCATGGTCGCTATGAACAGAGCATTAATGCCATCCAGTCGTGCAGGGACCTCGTCCTGAACAAGTACAATCTGTTTCCGATGGTGGCTGAACTGTGCAGGAAACAATATATGGAACAAGGGATCAAACAGAAATCCACTGTTAATCTCCAGCCTGAGCCGAACTCCTACCTTCGGAGGAAGGTGAACAAAATAAGGAATATCCTGAATCTGTGACAGGAGTCTACCGGCCCACTGGGACCATGGCACCCCCCATTGACGCTGTTTAGTGTTGTTGCTGCTCATGAACGAAGCATGGAGTGAAGGTGAATAGCTAGCATGGCCATACCGTTAAAAGCAAAATTGGCAAAGATGAACCTCCTGCGGTGGATGTACGGGTTATACAAATTTCTCACCGGCTATGTCCGTTTTATCCGTGACTTTTTTTCTTTCCGCAGACAGGTGAAGAATGGCGAACGCTTCACTCTGCGATGGAATGACCGCTATCCTTGTCTTGATGACCGGACCGCCACTACCGGTTTTGATCGTCACTATATTTTCCATCCAGCCTGGGCTGCACGCATACTGGCCCGGACAAGGCCAGAGTTCCATGTGGACATATCGTCATCGCTCCATTTTTGCTCTTTGGTTTCCGCTTTTCTCCCGGTACGGTTCTATGACTATCGCCCGGCGGATCTGCATCTCAGCAATCTGACTTCTGAATCGGCCGATTTGTTGGCCTTGCCTTTCGGCAAAGACACAGTACTCTCACTTTCCTGCATGCACGTGATCGAGCATGTCGGCCTTGGTCGCTACGGTGACTCCCTTGATCCCGAAGGGGATCTGAAGGCAATCGCAGAGCTTAAGCGCGTTCTTGCTCCAGGAGGGGATCTTTTAATCGTTGTGCCGGTGGGGAATCCCCGCATCTTGTTCAATGCCCACAGGATTTATTCCTATGAACAGATAACAGGGTATTTTTCCCCTCTGTCATTGCAGGAATTTACCCTCATCTCCGATGACCCGGCGACCGGGCTGATTTTTAATGCGTTGCCGGAGCAGGTCGCAGAGCAACGATATGGGTGTGGTTGCTTTTGGTTCAAAAGGGAACCCTGATGCGCATTTTTTACGCGGCTGATAACACGCTCAATAGCTTTTTCCAGTCCAACCTGTGGAGGAACAACCTCTACCTGTCTCTGGTCGATCTGGGCCATGACGTGGTAGAGTTTCGCTACGATCTGAGGGAAACCTTTGAAAATCTTGACCTTGATGATCCCTGGCAACGGGCCTTTATCAACAGGAACAGACCGAAAGTAAGTGCTGAACTGCTGCGCCAGATAAAGGCTGCACACGCAGAAAAGCCAGTGGATCTCTTTTTCAGTTACTTCTATGATGCCTGTGTACTCCCTGAGACAATTGACAAGATAAAGGAAACAGGAATAAAGACAGTCAACTGGTATTGCAATGGCGCTCACCAATTGCACAGGGTGCGGGAAATTTCTCCCCGCTATGACTCATGCCTCGTCCCGGAAAAGTTCCGCCTGAAGGACTATCGCAGCATGGGAGCCAATCCCCTTTACTGCCAGGAGGCGGCCAACCCGAACATCTACAAGCCTTACGATCTGCCACAGGAGTTTGACGTTACCTTTGTCGGCCAGGCATATGGTGAACGCCCCGCTTACATTCGATATCTTTTTGATCAGGGATTGGATGTGCGAGTATGGGGATATGGCTGGAA
This region of Geotalea daltonii FRC-32 genomic DNA includes:
- a CDS encoding glycosyltransferase family 10 domain-containing protein, whose product is MLRIKLTTASPEWPLLRQTPLARGIWGECQFILNQEVDECDFWVVCEGLLEPEKTVCPPENLILITAEPPPVKRYSQRFVDQFSTVVTCHRKLKHSHVIHSQQALPWMVGGNYSRESKRWESFSKDYDELSNLGEYKKERLLAVILARKTFTSGHRKRLAFVERLKSHFGDQLDIYGVGIREIADKWDGIAPYKYYLAIENCSYEDYWTEKLSDAYLAGAYPFYYGCPNIEDYFPIDAFTRIDPDNMDSSIAIIEKQIEHGRYEQSINAIQSCRDLVLNKYNLFPMVAELCRKQYMEQGIKQKSTVNLQPEPNSYLRRKVNKIRNILNL
- a CDS encoding DUF268 domain-containing protein — its product is MAIPLKAKLAKMNLLRWMYGLYKFLTGYVRFIRDFFSFRRQVKNGERFTLRWNDRYPCLDDRTATTGFDRHYIFHPAWAARILARTRPEFHVDISSSLHFCSLVSAFLPVRFYDYRPADLHLSNLTSESADLLALPFGKDTVLSLSCMHVIEHVGLGRYGDSLDPEGDLKAIAELKRVLAPGGDLLIVVPVGNPRILFNAHRIYSYEQITGYFSPLSLQEFTLISDDPATGLIFNALPEQVAEQRYGCGCFWFKREP
- a CDS encoding oligosaccharide flippase family protein codes for the protein MINSLFGFFGLALINPVGMYLNRKMHRWAEKKLVLNRFAIFNFFLLLLAILSSIIVFLVHRIGHVGGSISLPVLMLFLMLSIYFTAWNQTIIPTLNLLNHRLSFVVFTLLTLISGLGMAVLLVNFWAATAVSWLSGQLIAQALFALIALYHLRKVVGGTVDRSEMGQVIKRENLVHVLSFVFPLGITTFFMWLQNQSYRIVIEKTAGAEFLGLLGLGIGVASSIAAAFESLVQQLYLPLFYSEISTYDQERRTQAFNRMVQLTLPVYLSMTVLVSCLAPFLVNLLAHEKFSTAFQFVIFGAWMELFRVSTNVFGLVAQSEMQTRYLVKAYLTGGVIAVGGVYVAATHQYFQQTVPLILVASGLITTIVMYAQMKKLMRIKLGIRNVVKSLLVSLPFLLAILFYNQPRTMLSSLAILAVSGLYFLLTQYLICRPLLAQAQKAQEDTVSLRAGKAF
- a CDS encoding CgeB family protein, with protein sequence MRIFYAADNTLNSFFQSNLWRNNLYLSLVDLGHDVVEFRYDLRETFENLDLDDPWQRAFINRNRPKVSAELLRQIKAAHAEKPVDLFFSYFYDACVLPETIDKIKETGIKTVNWYCNGAHQLHRVREISPRYDSCLVPEKFRLKDYRSMGANPLYCQEAANPNIYKPYDLPQEFDVTFVGQAYGERPAYIRYLFDQGLDVRVWGYGWKSSASGETKASSGIYTRISRATGKLFSQEGRSVLRRNLLRALHLQSEVVLPEKILGEPLSDLEMIKMYSRSKINIGFSACGDTHQSGERIVQVRLRDFEVPMSGGFYMVEYMEELEEFFTIGKEIVCYTGPEDLAEKIRYYLSHDSEREAIRKAGYERCLRDHTWQKRLSNAFQQLNLPTIGTQV